In Arachis hypogaea cultivar Tifrunner chromosome 17, arahy.Tifrunner.gnm2.J5K5, whole genome shotgun sequence, a single window of DNA contains:
- the LOC112764903 gene encoding probable galacturonosyltransferase-like 1: MYHPSYILDFASQTLHPIQLLFLFSPHFLIDIFITRGRPKACLKPHSPHSPIISHLIDPKIQTQLRVSHPHAIFHSQKINKTMQSRLTKPKTLLLFFTGLLLLPCSCLCSSTTNKAKNATIIPHQFKEAPQFYNSPDCPSVMDTDSDDTNTDTDTDTYICSEEAVHVAMTLDTTYIRGSMAAILSVLQHSSCPQNIFFHFVCSSNASLLRAAISNSFPYLKFHLYHFDNATVSGLISTSIRSALDCPLNYARSYLANLLPLCVRRVVYLDSDLILVDDIAKLAATPLGQTAVLAAPQYCNANFTAYFTQTFWSNPSLSLTFANREPCYFNTGVMVIDLDRWRHGDYTRKIEEWMEVQKRTRIYELGSLPPFLLVFAGNIATVDHRWNQHGLGGDNFRGLCRDLHPGPVSLLHWSGKGKPWVRLDANRPCPLDALWAPYDLLLTPFSLDS, encoded by the coding sequence ATGTACCACCCTTCATATATTCTTGACTTTGCCTCCCAAACCCTGCACCCCATCCAGctactctttcttttttctccacattttttaattgatattttCATTACTAGAGGGAGACCAAAAGCGTGTTTGAAACCTCATTCTCCACATTCTCCAATTATAAGCCACCTCATAGATCCCAAAATTCAAACCCAGCTCAGAGTCTCACACCCACACGCCATTTTCCATTCTCAAAAGATTAACAAAACTATGCAATCTAGATTAACAAAACCAAAAACATTACTACTCTTCTTCACAGGTCTCTTATTGCTTCCATGTTCATGTTTATGCTCTTCCACCACCAACAAAGCCAAAAACGCCACCATTATTCCCCATCAGTTCAAGGAAGCACCTCAATTCTACAACTCCCCGGACTGCCCCTCCGTCATGGACACCGACAGCGATGACACTAACACCGATACGGACACGGACACGTACATATGCTCGGAGGAAGCAGTACACGTGGCAATGACTCTAGACACAACATACATCCGAGGATCCATGGCTGCAATCCTTTCAGTCCTCCAACACTCTTCCTGCCCACAAAACATCTTCTTCCACTTCGTCTGCTCCTCCAACGCGTCACTCCTACGCGCCGCCATCTCCAACTCCTTCCCTTACCTCAAGTTCCACCTTTATCATTTCGACAACGCCACCGTCTCCGGCCTCATCTCCACCTCAATCCGCTCCGCACTTGACTGCCCTCTTAACTACGCCCGCAGCTACCTTGCCAATCTCCTTCCACTCTGCGTCCGCCGCGTCGTCTACTTGGACTCCGACCTCATACTCGTCGACGACATTGCGAAACTCGCAGCCACCCCACTAGGCCAAACGGCGGTTCTTGCAGCGCCGCAATACTGCAACGCGAATTTCACAGCATACTTCACACAAACATTCTGGTCGAATCCTTCTCTGTCGCTTACATTCGCGAACAGAGAGCCTTGCTACTTCAACACAGGGGTCATGGTGATCGATCTGGATCGGTGGCGCCATGGAGATTACACGAGGAAGATCGAGGAGTGGATGGAGGTGCAGAAGAGGACGAGGATCTACGAGCTTGGTTCTCTGCCACCGTTTCTTCTTGTTTTCGCTGGAAATATTGCTACTGTGGATCATAGGTGGAACCAGCATGGTTTGGGTGGTGACAATTTTCGTGGTTTGTGCAGAGATCTGCACCCTGGTCCTGTGAGTTTGTTGCATTGGAGTGGCAAAGGTAAGCCATGGGTGAGGTTGGACGCTAATAGGCCTTGCCCTTTGGATGCTCTTTGGGCACCTTATGATCTGTTGCTCACTCCATTTTCTCTTGATTCTTGA